The DNA segment TGCCGTCGCGGCGCTCGCGGGCGGCGTCGGCCCGGTCGCCGTCGACGCGGAGCGGGCGAGCGGGTTCCGGTACTCGCAGCGCGCCTACCTGATCCAGGTGTTCCGGCGCGAGGCCGGCACGTTCCTGTTCGACCCCACCGGAATCGACGACTTCACGAGCCTCCACGACGCGATCCGCGACGAGGAATGGGTCCTGCACGCGGCGAGCCAGGACCTCGCGTGCCTGCGCGAGGTCGGGCTCGACCCGGTCGGGATCTTCGACACGGAACTCGCGGCTCGCCTGCTCGGGATGCCGCGCGTCGGGCTCGCGACCGTGGTCGAGGAACTGCTCGGCATCCGCCTGGCGAAGGAGCACTCCGCGGCCGACTGGTCGACGCGGCCACTGCCCCAGTCGTGGTTGAAGTACGCCGCACTCGACGTCGAGCTCCTCGTCGACGTGCGCGACCGGCTTGCGGAACGCCTCGACGAGGCGGGCAAGGCCGAGATCGCCCGACAGGAGTTCGAGGCGACCGTGCACCGTGAGGCCAAGCCTCCCGCGGCAGAGCCGTGGCGGCGCCTGAGCGGCATCCACGCCCTGCGTTCGCCCCGCAACCTCTCCGTCGCGCGTGCGCTCTGGCAGGCGCGCGACGCCCTGGCGGCCGAGACGGATGTCGCGCCCGGACGCCTCGTGCCCGATGCGTCGCTGCTCGCGGTCGCGAAGGCGCTGCCCGAGTCCAAGCGCGCACTCGCGGACCTCAAGGCGTTCAACGGCCGCGCGAGCCGCACCGAACTCGATCGCTGGTGGGCGGCCATCGAAGCCGCGCGGACGGCCGATCCGCCCGCGACGCGGGTGCCGAGCGATGCTCCTCCGCCGCCACGCGCGTGGGCTGCGCGCAATCCGGAGGCCGACGCGCGACTGCGCCTCGCGAAGGCCTCGGTCGTCGAGGCGGCCGAGGCGTTGGGCATGCCGGTCGAGAACCTGCTCACGCCCGACCACCTGCGCCGGCTCGCGTGGACTCCGCCGGAGGAGGACGGGCCCGACGCGATCGGGCAGGCGCTCCTCGATCTCGGGGCACGGGCGTGGCAGGTTGAGGCAACCTCACAGAGAATCGCCGTGGCGTTTGTACAGGCGACACAATCGCTCGAAGACGCCGCGCACGAGCATTCGTAGGAACCGGCAACCGATTCCGGGGGTCGCGAGCGGCGTTCCTAGGATCGGGGAATCCTCCATTCGAAAGGGAGCTGCAGCGTGGCTGAACGAGCTGACGTCGTGTTCGTCGATGGGGTCCGTACCCCCTTCGGCAAGGCCGGCGACAAGGGAATGTACTGGAACACCCGGGCCGACGACCTGGTGGTGAAGGCGATCGTCGGACTCCTCGAGCGCAACCCGAACGCGCCGAAGGACCAGATCGACGACGTGGCCATCGCGGCCACGACGCAGACGGGCGACCAGGGACTCACGATCGGCCGGAGCGCCGCGATCCTCGCGGGCCTGCCGAAATCGGTCCCCGGGTTCGCGATCGACCGCATGTGCGCGGGCGCCATGACCTCCGTTGCGATGCTCGCCGGATCCATCGGGTACGGCCAGTACCGCCTCGCGATCGGCGGCGGCGTCGAGCACATGGGCCACCACCCGATGGGCTCGGGCGTCGACCCCAACCCGCGCTTCGTGGCCGAGAAGATGGTCTCCGAGGACGCCCTCGTCATGGGTGCGACCGCCGAGCGCATCCACGACCGCTTCCCGCACCTGACCAAGGAGCGCGCCGACCGGTACGCCCTCGGCAGCCAGCAGAAGACGGCTGCCGCATACGAGGCGGGCAAGATCCAGCAGGACCTGGTCCCGGTCGCGATCCGCAGCGGTGAGGGCTGGGGGCTCGCGACCCGCGACGAGGTCATGCGCCCCGAGACGACGATGGAGGGCCTCGCAGGCCTCAAGACCCCGTTCCGTCCGCACGGCCGCGTGACCGCGGGCAACGCCTCGGGCCTGAACGACGGCGCGACCGCGGCGCTCCTCGCCAGCGGCGACGCCGCGAAGGAGTTCGGCCTGAACGTGAAGATGAAGCTCGTCAGCTACGCCTTCGCGGGCGTCGACCCGGCCATCATGGGCATCGGCCCGGTGCCGGCGACCGAGAAGTCGCTGCGCATCGCCGGCCTGACGATGGACGACATCGGCCTGCTCGAGGTCAACGAGGCGTTCGCCGTTCAGGTGCTGTCGCTCCTCGACCACTACGGCATCGAAGACGACGACCCCCGCGTGAACCCGTGGGGCGGGGCGATCGCGGTCGGCCACCCGCTGGCCTCGTCGGGCGTGCGACTGATGAACCAGCTCGCGAGCCAGTTCGCCGAGCGCCCCGACGTGCGCTACGGCCTCACGACCATGTGCGTCGGCCTCGGCCAGGGCGGCACGATGATCTGGGAGAACCCGAACTACTCGCGCAAGGCTGCGAAGAAGGCCTGAGGAAGCGACGATGACCGACTACACGAAGATCGATTTCACCGAACTCGCGGGCATGTTCGACGACGAGGTCGTCACGCACTCCTACGTGCGCGACGTCCCGCTCTCCGACGGCCGCACGCTCGCGCTCGTCACGCTCGACAACGGGCGCGACCACACGCGACCGAACACCCTCGGCCCCAACACGCTGCTCGAGTACGCCGCGACGCTCGACGCGCTCACGGCGAGGGCCGCCGCGGGCGAGATCCACGCGGTGGCGGTGACGGGCAAGCCCTTCATCCTCGCCGCGGGCGCCGATCTCTCGAAGGTGTCGCTGCTGCCCAGCCGCGAAGCCGCCCTGCGCATCGCCCAGCTCGGCCACCACGCACTCGGCAAGCTCGCGAGCGTGGGCGTGCCGTCGTTCGCGTTCATCAACGGACTCGCCCTCGGCGGCGGCGTCGAGATCGGCCTGCACGCCGACTACCGCACGGTCGACGCGTCGCTGCCGGCACTCGCGCTGCCCGAGGTCTTCCTCGGCATGATCCCCGGCTGGGGCGGCGCGACCCTCCTGCCGAACCTCATCGGCATCGAGAACGCGCTGAAGATCGTCGTCGAGAACCCGCTCAAGCAGAACCGGACCATCAAGGCGCCCGACGTGCTCGAGCTCGGCATCGCCGACGTGATGTTCCCGTCGGTGAACTACCTCGAGGACTCGATCCGCTGGGCCGACGACGTGATCTCCGGTCGTGTGAAGGTCAAGCGCCCGAACGAGCCCGGCAAGGTCGAGCGCCTCGTCAAGTGGGATGCCGCGATCGGCATCGCGAAGAAGATGCTGCAGAGCCGCATCGGCACCGTGCCGAAGTCGCCGTACGCGGCCCTCGACCTGCTCAAGGCCGCCAAGTCGGGAACACGCGAGGAGGGCTTCGCGCGCGAGGACGAGATGCTCGCCGACCTCGTCTCGGGCGACCAGTTCCATGCCTCGATGTACTCGTTCAACCTCGTGCAGAAACGCGCCAAGCGCCCGGCCGGTGCGCCCGACAAGGCGCTCGCGAAGAAGGTCACCAAGGTCGGCGTCCTCGGTGCCGGGTACATGGCCAGTCAGTTCGCACTGCTCTTCGTGCGCCGGCTGCAGGTCCCGGTGATCATCACCGACCTCGACCAGGAACGCGTCGACAAGGGCGTGGCGTACATCGCCGGCGAGATCGACGCGCTGCACGGCAAGGGCCGCATCTCGTCCGACGAGGCCAACCGGCTCAAGGCACTCGTGCGCGGCACGACCGACAAGGCCGAGTTCGCCGACTGCGACTGGGTCATCGAGGCCGTCTTCGAGGAGCTCGCCATCAAGCAGGACGTCTTCGCCGAGATCGAGAAGATCGTCTCGCCCGAGGCCGTCCTCGCGACGAACACCTCTTCGCTCTCGGTCGAGCAGATCGGCGCGAAGCTCGCGAACCCCGAGCGCGTGGTGGGCTTCCACTTCTTCACGCCCGTCGCGGTCATGCCGCTCATCGAGGTCGTGAAGACCACGAAGACGGATGACGCGACGCTCTCGACCGCCATGGTGACGGCCGCGAAGCTGAAGAAGAACGCGGTGATCACGGCCGACACCCCCGGCTTCGTGGTCAACCGCCTGCTCGCGGTGCTCCTGGGCGAGGCGATGCGCGCGGTCGACGAGGGCACCTCGTTCGAGACCGTCGACCAGGCCATGGCGCCGCTCGGCCTCCCGATGTCGCCGTCGGCGCTGCTCGACCTCGTCGGGCTCAAGGTCGGCGCGCACGTGCTGGACACCCACCACGCGGCGTTCCCCGACCGCTTCTACCGTTCGGAGAACCTGCACGCGCTGGCCGACCACGGCACGCTGCTCGAGAAGGACGACAAGGGCAAGGTCAAGGGCTTCGACAAGGGCGCCCTGAAGATCGTGGCCGGCGGCACGAACCCGTCGAGCCCCGACGAGATCCTCACCCGCCTCCAGGACGGGCTGGCGCGCGAGACCAGGCTCATGCTCGACGGCGAGGTCGTCGCCGCAGCCGAGGACATCGACCTCTGCATGATCCTCGGCGCGGGCTTCCCGTTCCAGATGGGCGGGCTGACGCCGTACCTCGACCGAGTCGGTGCCTCGGAGCGCGTCTTCGGCGCCACCTTCCACGACCCGCGGGTCGAGGGCGTCGAGGGCTGATCCCCCGCTGCACGCCGAACGGCCCCCGACGCGATGTCGGGGGCCGTTCGTCTGTCCCGGGAAGCGGGGCGCTCGCGCGAAGCGCTCCTCGTCAGACGCGGGGGTGCGCGCCGGTGTCGGTCGAGAGGGGTGCGCCGGCGTTCCGAGCATGCGGCAGCTTGCTTCCGAGCACCATCGCCGTGACGTCCCGCGCGATGTGCTGCGGGGTCATGCCGACCCGCTCGAGGATGTCGCCGCGCGATCCGTGGTCGAGGAACTCGTCGGGCAGGCCGATCTCGGTCACCGCGGTGTCGACCCCGGCCTCCCGGAGGTCCTGGCGGATCCGCGTCCCGATGCCGCCGACGCGGACGCCGTCCTCGATGCTCACCACGATGCGGTAGTCGCCGGCGAGCGACACGAGGCTCTCCGGCACGGGAACGACCCAGCGGGGGTCCACCACGGTGGCACCGATCCCCTGTGCCTCGAGCCGGCGAGCGACCTCGAGCCCGATCCCCGCCATCGGGCCGACCGTGACGAGCAGGACGTCGCGGCGCTCGGACTCGACGAGCACGTCGACCCCGTCGTCGAGTCGGCGAACCGCGTCGTACTCGGTCCCGACGGCGCCCTTGGGGAAGCGGAGCACGGTCGGGCCGTCGGAGATCGCGACCGCCTCCCCGAGCTCCTCCGCCAGGCGGACGGAGTCGCGAGGAGCAGCGATGCGGATCCCGGGGACGACCTGCAGGATGGAGAGGTCCCAGACGCCGTGGTGGCTCGGACCGTCCGGTCCGGTCACGCCCGCCCGGTCGAGCACGAAGGTGACGCCCGCATCGTGCAGGGCGACGTCCATGAGCAACTGGTCGAACGCGCGGTTCATGAAGGTCGCATAGACCGCGACCACCGGGTGGAGTCCGCCGAACGCGAGTCCGGCCGCGCTCGTCACCGCGTGCTGCTCGGCGATGCCGACGTCGAACACCCGCTCGGGGAACCGCTCCGCCATGCGGTGCAGCCCCGTCGGCCTGAGCATCGCCGCAGTGATGCCCACGATCCGCTCGTCGCGCTCCGCCAGGCTCACCAGTTCGTCGGCGAAGACGCCCGTCCACGACGGGGCCGATGCGATCTCGAGCGATTCGCCCGTCTCCGGGTCGATCTGGCCGACGGCGTGGAACTGGTCGGCGGCATCACGACGTGCCGGCTCGTACCCCCGGCCCTTCTCGGTGATCGTGTGCACGATGACCGGGGCGCCGTAGTCCTTCGCCTGACGGAGCGCCTCCTCGAGCGCTCGCTCGTCGTGGCCGTCGATCGGGCCGATGTACTTGATGTCGAGGTTCGAGTAGAGCGCCTCGTTCCCGGAGACCCGGCTGAGGAACCCGTGCAGACCCCCGCGCACGCCGCGGTAGATCGCACGTCCGGGCGAGCCGAGCCGATCGAACGCGCTCCGGCTCTTCAGGTGCAGCGAACGGTACGACTGCTTGGTGCGCACGGAGTTGAGGAATCGAGCCATGCCGCCGATCGTCGGGGCGTACGACCTGCCGTTGTCGTTGACGACCACCACGAGGTTGCGGGTGTTGTCGTCGGAGATGTTGTTCAGCGCCTCCCACGTCATGCCGCCCGTCAACGCCCCGTCTCCGACGACGGCCACGACGTGCCGGTCGCCCTGCCCCGTCATCTCGAACGCCTTCGAGATCCCGTCCGCCCAGGAGAGCGAGCTCGACGCATGAGAACTCTCGACCACGTCGTGCTCGGACTCGGATCGCTGCGGATAGCCTGCGAGTCCGCCGGTCTGGCGAAGGGTGGAGAAGTCCTGGCGCCCCGTCAGGAGCTTGTGGACGTAGGACTGGTGACCCGTGTCGAAGATGATCGGGTCGCGCGGCGAGTCGAACACCCGGTGGATGGCGATGGTCAGTTCGACGACACCGAGGTTCGGCCCGAGGTGCCCGCCGGTCTTGGACACGTCCGCGACGAGGAACTCGCGGATCTCCCGGGCCAGCTCCACGACCTGCTCCTCCGAGAGCCTGTCGAGGTCCCGCGGTCCGCGGATCGTGTCGAGCAGCGTCATCCGTCGTGCCTCCGGGTGTCGGGCGCCATGCGCCCATCGTGAACGTTTCGAGTGTACGCCGGGCGGGCTGGGAACCCCCGGCAGGCCGAGGGGGCGGCGAGCCGAAGCCCGCCGCCCCCACCGTGTGCGCTGCGGTCAGACCAGGCTGCGCAGCACGTACTGCAGGATTCCGCCGTTGCGGTAGTAGTCGGCCTCACCAGGCGTGTCGATGCGGACGACCGCGTCGAACTCGACCGTCTGCTTGCCCTCCGCCGAGAACTCGCTGGGCTCGGCGACGACCCGGACGGTCTTCGGCGTGACGCCCTCGTTGAGCTGCTCGAGACCCGTGATCGACACGATCTCGGTGCCGTCGAGTCCCATGGACTTCCAGCTCTCGCCGGCCGGGAACTGCAGGGGCACGACGCCCATGCCGATGAGGTTCGAACGGTGGATCCGCTCGAAGCTCTCGGTGATGACCGCCCTGACGCCGAGCAGGCTGGTGCCCTTCGCCGCCCAGTCGCGCGACGAACCGGAACCGTACTCCTTGCCGCCGAAGACGACGAGCGGGGTGCCCTGGGCCTGGTAGTTCGTGCACGCGTCGTAGATGAACGACTGCGGGCCGCCGTCCTGCGTGAAGTCGCGCGTGAACCCGCCCTCGATGATCTGGCCGTCGTTGACCGCGGCGACGAGCTCGTTCTTGAGCCGGATGTTCGCGAACGTGCCGCGGATCATGACCTCGTGGTTGCCGCGCCGCGAGCCGTAGGAGTTGAAGTCGCGCTGCCCGACGCCGTGCTCGGTGAGGTACTGGGCCGCGGGCGTGCCGGCCTTGATGTTGCCGGCGGGGCTGATGTGGTCGGTCGTGACCGAGTCGCCGAGCGTCGCCATGACCCGCGCGCCGCTGATGTCGGAGACCGGGGTGAGCTCCATCGACATGCCGTCGAAGTACGGGGCCTTGCGCACGTAGGTCGAGGCGTCGTCCCACTCGAAGATCGGGCCGGTCGGCGTCGGCAGGTTCTTCCAGCGCTCGTCGCCGTCGAAGACGGTCGCGTACTGCTTGATGAACTGCTCGCGCGAGATCGAGGAGTCGATGATCTCCTGGACCTCTTCGGGCGCGGGCCAGATGTCGTGCAGGAACACCTCGGCGCCGTCCGATCCCGTGCCCAGCGGGTCCTTCTCGAAGTCGAAGTTCATCGAGCCGGCGAGGGCGTACGCCACCACGAGGGGCGGCGATGCCAGGTAGTTCATCTTCACATCGGGGCTGATCCGGCCCTCGAAGTTGCGGTTGCCCGAGAGCACCGCCGTGACGGCGAGGTCGTTCTCGTTGATGGCGGCGGAGACCTCTTCGATGAGCGGCCCGGAGTTGCCGATGCAGATCGTGCAGCCGTACCCGACGGTGAAGAAGCCGAGGCCCTCGAGCGCCTTGTCGAGACCGGACTTCTCGTAGTAGTCGGTGACGACCTTCGAGCCCGGGCCGAGGGTGGTCTTGACCCAGGGCTTGGACGTCAGGCCCTTGTCGAGCGCCTTCTTGGCGAGCAGGCCCGCTGCGATCATGACCGAGGGGTTCGACGTGTTCGTGCACGAGGTGATGGCCGCGAGCGCGACCGAGCCGTGGTTCAGCGTGTACGAGGCCCCGTCGGCCGTGGTCACCGCGGTCGGCCTGGAGACCGAGTGCGGCGCGTGCGAGTGGTGGTGGTGCTCGTGGTGGTTGTGCTCGTCCTCGGGCGTGAACCCGGGCGGGTCGGATGCCGGGAACGACTCGGAGATCGTCAGGTCGACCAGGTCGTGGTCGGCGTCGGCGTAGTTGGTGAGGTCGGCGTTGAACTGCTCCTTGGCCTCGGACAGCAGGATGCGGTCCTGAGGACGCTTCGGGCCGGCGATCGAGGGCACGACCGTGGACAGGTCGAGTTCGAGGTACTCGCTGTACTCGGGCTCGCTGGCAGCGTCGTGCCAGAGCGACTGCGCCTTGGCGTACTGCTCGACGAGGGCGACGGCCTGCTCGTCGCGACCGGTCAGGCGCAGGTAGTCGAGCGTGACGTCGTCGATGGGGAAGATCGCGGCGGTCGAGCCGAACTCGGGGCTCATGTTGCCGATGGTCGCGCGGTTCGCGAGCGGCACCGATGCGACGCCGGCGCCGTAGAACTCGACGAACTTGCCGACGACTCCGTGCTTGCGCAGCATGTCGGTGATCGTGAGGACGACGTCGGTCGCGGTGACGCCTGCGGGGATCTCGCCGCTCAGCTTGAAGCCGACGACACGCGGGATGAGCATCGAGACGGGCTGGCCGAGCATCGCGGCCTCGGCCTCGATGCCGCCGACGCCCCAGCCGAGGACGCCGAGCCCGTTGACCATCGTGGTGTGGGAGTCGGTTCCCACGCACGTGTCGGGGTAGGCGCGAAGGACGCCGTCGACCTGGCGGTCGTAGATGACCTTGGCCAGGTGCTCGATGTTGACCTGGTGGACGATGCCCGTGCCGGGCGGGACGACCTTGAAGTCGTCGAACGCGGTCTGACCCCAGCGGAGGAACTGGTAGCGCTCGCCGTTGCGCTCGTACTCGATCTCGACGTTGCGCTCGAGCGCGTTCTCGGTGCCGAACAGGTCGGCGATGACCGAGTGGTCGATGACCATCTCGGCGGGCGAGAGCGGGTTGATCCGCTTCGGGTCGCCGCCGAGGGCCGTGACGGCCTCGCGCATGGTGGCCAGGTCGACGATGCAGGGCACGCCGGTGAAGTCCTGCATGACCACGCGCGCAGGGGTGAACTGGATCTCGGTGTCGGGCTCGGCCGCCGGGTTCCACGAGCCGAGCGCCTCGATCTGCTCCTTGGTGACGTTCGCGCCATCCTCGGTGCGGAGCAGGTTCTCGAGGAGGACCTTCAGGCTGAACGGGAGCTTCTCGGAGCCGGCGACCGTGTCGATCCGGTAGATCTCGTAGGCCTGCTCTCCGACCTGGAGCGTGTCCTTCGCCCCGAAACTGTTCACTGCAGACACGGTGTCCTCTCCTTCACGGATGCCTCGCGCAGAGCGCGCGAGCTTCCAACTTCTCTGTCGAGCAGGGGGCGATTCCAGCAAGGGTAACCTAAGCGCCTCGCCTGCCGACATGCTCCGCCGGGACGCGGAATTTATCTTGATGTCGAGATAACTGTATCACTCGGCGGCAGGCTTCGCCGGGTACACGACGCGCACGACGAGCCACGAGAACACGAGCAGCAGCGCATACAGCGGAACGCCCATGAGCAACCGGGTCGCGCCGAGCGCCTCGACGTTGCCCGCGAAGTAGAACGGCACCTGCACCGCGAGGCGTGCGACGAACATGCCGAGCCACACGAACGTGAGCAGCTGCATCGCGCGATACTTGCGCCGCTCGCCGCGCCAGGCGGTGCCGTCTCCCATCAGGAAGCCGACGATCAGTCCGACCAGCGGCCACCGCACCAGCAGCGAGACGACGATGGCGACGGCGTACACGGCGTTCGTGTAGAAGCCGATGACGTAGTTGTCCTCGGCGCGTCCCGTCCAGAGCGACAGGGCGGCGGACGCCCCGACGCCGATGAGCCCCGCGATCGCCTGGGTCGGCTGGCTTCGCGCGACGAGCCTGGCGACCGTGAACAGCACGGCGAGCCCGACGGATGCGCCGAGCGCCCAGACCAGTTCGCGCGTGAACGTGAACCCGACCAGGAAGACCAGGCCGGGCAGGATCGCCTCGGCGAGTCCGCGGATGCCGCCGAGCGCGCCGATCAGGTCGGATGGCGTCAGCGTCTCGTCGCGTGCGATCCGGCCGAGGCCGGACTTCTCCGCGGCGGCCGCCATCTGTCGGCCGAACTCGCCCGCGGCGGCATCCGCTTCGGGTTCGTCGCCCGCTTCGGTGCCCGCCGCCGGATCCAGGTCCGCGGAATCGTCCCGGCTCACGCGGGCTGACCACCCGTCGACGAGGCCGGCATGCGCAGCGGGATCAGGTCGCGCGGCGGCATGGGGGTGTTTCCGCGCACGACGACGATCGAGCGGAAGAGGTCCTCGACCTTGGCGGCGGCGACCGGGTCTGCCGCAGCCTCGCCGGCGATCACGCCACGGAGGAACCAGCGCGGGCCGTCGACGCCGATGAACCGGGCCAGGCGCATCTGGCCCGCCTGCCCCTCGGCCGTGGTCACCGGGATCTGCGCGAGCAGTTCGGGACCGAACGTTCCCTCACGGACCTGGGTCGTGCCGCCCTGTCGCGCGATCTGGTCGGCGATCTGGTCGCGGATCTCGTGCCACAGGCCGCTGGATCGCGGGGCCGCGAAAGGCTGGACCTGCAGCGTCGACTTGGCGTAGTCGAGGCCCACCGCCACGACCCGCTTCGTGTTCTCCTCGACCTCGAGGCGCAGGTGGAGCCCGTCGCGCGGCAGCACCTTGACGCCGCCGAGGTCGACGTATGGGCGGACCGGGTTGGCCTCCGACTCGTCGAGCGGGCCGTTGGTGGCCCGGTCCTCGGGCGCGGACTTGGGGTGGTCGATCGGCACGTCGCCGACGTTCTCGATGTCGCTCACGCGTGTGCTCCTTGGTGGTTCGCCCCGAACCCGGTCGATCCGAATCCGCCTTCTCCGCGAAGGCTGCCGGGCAGCTTCTCGACTTCGACGAACCGCGCGCGAGAGACCGGCATCACGACGAGCTGGGCGATCCGGTCGCCCTCCTCGACGCGATACGCCTCGCGGGCGTCCGTGTTCAGCAGTGCGACCTTGATCTCGCCGCGGTAGCCCGCGTCGACCGTCCCCGGGGCGTTGACGATCGTCAGGCCGTGCCTGAACGCCAGACCGGAACGCGGGACGACGAAGGCGACGAACCCGTCGGGCAGCGCGATGGCGACGCCCGTGCCCACGGTCGCCCGTTCACCGGGCTCGAGGAGGACGGACTCGGAGGCGTGGAGGTCGGCACCCGCGTCGCCCGGATGGGCGTACGCCGGGATGCGCTCGGCCGTGATCAGCACATCGACGGAATCGGTCACCGTTCGAGGGTAGTGCAGAAGTCTGGTCTGATAGTCCCATGCCCGACTACCGCGAACGGCTCTGGCCGACGCCCTGGATCTACCTCTCCAGCCTCCTGCTCGTTCCCGCCAGCATCCTGGTGCTGGCCCCGGTCTCGCTGCCCGCGGGCATCGCGACCGGGGTGCTGCTGTATCTCGCGGTGGCCGGCACGCTCACCCTGACCGCGCCGGTCATCGAGGTGCGCGACGGGCGATTCCGGGCTGGTCGCGCCGAGATCCCGCTCGACGTGACCGGCGAGGCGGTGCCCGCCGAGGGCGAGGCCGCGCGCGCCGAGCGCGGCACGCGACTGGACGCCCGCGCGTTCCTGGTGATCAGGGGCTGGATCGCCGACGTCGTGCGCGTGCCGGTGGCGGATGCCGCCGACCCGGCGCCGTACTGGCTCGTGTCGACGCGGCATCCACGAGAACTGGCCGCCGCGATCAATCGATCGCGACGGCCACATACGGGGAGCGGGCCGGCCTAGGCGGCGCACTCCAGGCAGATCGGACCGAGCTTGGACTCGTGGTCGATCTGCGAGCGGTGCTTCACGAGGAAGCAGTTCGCGCAGGTGAACTCGTCAGCCTGCGGCGGGAGGACGACGACGTCGAGTTCGACGTCGGACAGGTCGGCGCCCGCGAGATCGAAGCTGCCCGGGTTGTCGGCGTCCTCGGCGTCGACATTGCCCGACATCTTGTCGGGCACGCGCTCCTTGATGGCCTCGATCGACTCCGAGTCGTCGTCGGTCTTCCGCGGCGCGTCGTAATCCGTTGCCATTCCCATCCTTTATTTCCGTGGCCGTGGTTTCGGCGGGCATAGTCTGCACGAAATCACGTGCGTAAGCAAACCACTCCCCGCGGGTCGAAACCGGTGGAATGCACAACTGACGGCGCGCCCGGGGTATTCCCAGCCGGCGCACGCCGGGCGTGGCATCCTAGGGCGGAGATCAAGGGCAGGGAAGGGCGTCTCGCCATGCAGGAACTCAAGGTGATCGGTGTCGAGAGCGGCGCCCTCATCGCGGCCTCCGACGACGGCGCGCGATTCCGGATCGAGATCGACGAGGTGCTGCAGTCCCGCATCCGGCAGGCGACCCCCGAGGCGCAGACCGGGCCGAAGCTGTCGCCGCGCGAGGTGCAGACGCACATCCGGTCGGGCCTGTCCGCCGAGGAGGTCGCCGAACTGACCGGCGCATCGGTCGAGTACATCCGTCGCTTCGAAGGTCCCGTGATCGCCGAGCGCGAACACATGGTCACCTCGGCACTCGCCGTCCCGGTGAACGCGGCGGAGCACACCGAGGGCGACGAACCCGCGTCGTTCGGCACGGTCCTGCGCGAGCGACT comes from the Agromyces marinus genome and includes:
- a CDS encoding 3-hydroxyacyl-CoA dehydrogenase NAD-binding domain-containing protein — its product is MTDYTKIDFTELAGMFDDEVVTHSYVRDVPLSDGRTLALVTLDNGRDHTRPNTLGPNTLLEYAATLDALTARAAAGEIHAVAVTGKPFILAAGADLSKVSLLPSREAALRIAQLGHHALGKLASVGVPSFAFINGLALGGGVEIGLHADYRTVDASLPALALPEVFLGMIPGWGGATLLPNLIGIENALKIVVENPLKQNRTIKAPDVLELGIADVMFPSVNYLEDSIRWADDVISGRVKVKRPNEPGKVERLVKWDAAIGIAKKMLQSRIGTVPKSPYAALDLLKAAKSGTREEGFAREDEMLADLVSGDQFHASMYSFNLVQKRAKRPAGAPDKALAKKVTKVGVLGAGYMASQFALLFVRRLQVPVIITDLDQERVDKGVAYIAGEIDALHGKGRISSDEANRLKALVRGTTDKAEFADCDWVIEAVFEELAIKQDVFAEIEKIVSPEAVLATNTSSLSVEQIGAKLANPERVVGFHFFTPVAVMPLIEVVKTTKTDDATLSTAMVTAAKLKKNAVITADTPGFVVNRLLAVLLGEAMRAVDEGTSFETVDQAMAPLGLPMSPSALLDLVGLKVGAHVLDTHHAAFPDRFYRSENLHALADHGTLLEKDDKGKVKGFDKGALKIVAGGTNPSSPDEILTRLQDGLARETRLMLDGEVVAAAEDIDLCMILGAGFPFQMGGLTPYLDRVGASERVFGATFHDPRVEGVEG
- the dxs gene encoding 1-deoxy-D-xylulose-5-phosphate synthase; translation: MTLLDTIRGPRDLDRLSEEQVVELAREIREFLVADVSKTGGHLGPNLGVVELTIAIHRVFDSPRDPIIFDTGHQSYVHKLLTGRQDFSTLRQTGGLAGYPQRSESEHDVVESSHASSSLSWADGISKAFEMTGQGDRHVVAVVGDGALTGGMTWEALNNISDDNTRNLVVVVNDNGRSYAPTIGGMARFLNSVRTKQSYRSLHLKSRSAFDRLGSPGRAIYRGVRGGLHGFLSRVSGNEALYSNLDIKYIGPIDGHDERALEEALRQAKDYGAPVIVHTITEKGRGYEPARRDAADQFHAVGQIDPETGESLEIASAPSWTGVFADELVSLAERDERIVGITAAMLRPTGLHRMAERFPERVFDVGIAEQHAVTSAAGLAFGGLHPVVAVYATFMNRAFDQLLMDVALHDAGVTFVLDRAGVTGPDGPSHHGVWDLSILQVVPGIRIAAPRDSVRLAEELGEAVAISDGPTVLRFPKGAVGTEYDAVRRLDDGVDVLVESERRDVLLVTVGPMAGIGLEVARRLEAQGIGATVVDPRWVVPVPESLVSLAGDYRIVVSIEDGVRVGGIGTRIRQDLREAGVDTAVTEIGLPDEFLDHGSRGDILERVGMTPQHIARDVTAMVLGSKLPHARNAGAPLSTDTGAHPRV
- a CDS encoding ribonuclease D, whose product is MADVFHVIDSRNAYDDAVAALAGGVGPVAVDAERASGFRYSQRAYLIQVFRREAGTFLFDPTGIDDFTSLHDAIRDEEWVLHAASQDLACLREVGLDPVGIFDTELAARLLGMPRVGLATVVEELLGIRLAKEHSAADWSTRPLPQSWLKYAALDVELLVDVRDRLAERLDEAGKAEIARQEFEATVHREAKPPAAEPWRRLSGIHALRSPRNLSVARALWQARDALAAETDVAPGRLVPDASLLAVAKALPESKRALADLKAFNGRASRTELDRWWAAIEAARTADPPATRVPSDAPPPPRAWAARNPEADARLRLAKASVVEAAEALGMPVENLLTPDHLRRLAWTPPEEDGPDAIGQALLDLGARAWQVEATSQRIAVAFVQATQSLEDAAHEHS
- a CDS encoding thiolase family protein; the protein is MAERADVVFVDGVRTPFGKAGDKGMYWNTRADDLVVKAIVGLLERNPNAPKDQIDDVAIAATTQTGDQGLTIGRSAAILAGLPKSVPGFAIDRMCAGAMTSVAMLAGSIGYGQYRLAIGGGVEHMGHHPMGSGVDPNPRFVAEKMVSEDALVMGATAERIHDRFPHLTKERADRYALGSQQKTAAAYEAGKIQQDLVPVAIRSGEGWGLATRDEVMRPETTMEGLAGLKTPFRPHGRVTAGNASGLNDGATAALLASGDAAKEFGLNVKMKLVSYAFAGVDPAIMGIGPVPATEKSLRIAGLTMDDIGLLEVNEAFAVQVLSLLDHYGIEDDDPRVNPWGGAIAVGHPLASSGVRLMNQLASQFAERPDVRYGLTTMCVGLGQGGTMIWENPNYSRKAAKKA